The DNA window CTCGGCGGGCCTGGAGTCGCTTCCGACGGAGGTCCGCCTGCGCGAGGTCAAGCACGGAGCCCGGCGGGTGAGCTGACCGACCCTGTGCTTCGGGGCCGGGGCCGGATGCCCGAAGGGCGTCCGGCCCCGCCCCCCGTTGTGGGCTGGGGGCCTGGGCCTAGAAGCCGTGACGGGCGCCGCCGTCGACCGGGAGCATGATGCCGGTCAGGTAGGACGCCGCCGGGGACAGCAGGAACGCCGCCGCCTTGCCGAACTCCTCCGGCGTGCCGTAGCGCCGCAGCGGAATGCGGGACTCGTTCGCCGCGCGCGCGGCCTCCGCGTCGCCGGACAGCGCGTCGAGCTGCCGCACCCGGTCCGTGTCGATCCGCGCCGGCAGGAGGCCCACCACCCGGATGCCGCGGGGGCCCAGGTCGTCGGAGAGCGACTTCGCGAAGCCGGCCAGGCCGGGCCGCAGGCCGTTGGAGATGGTGAGGCCGTGGATCGGTTCGTGGACCGAGCCGGAGAGGACGAAGCCGATCACGCCGCCCTCGGACAGCTCGGCCGCCGCCACGCGGGCGAGCCGTACCGCCCCGAGGAAGACGGTTTCGAAGGCCGCCTGCCACTGCTCGTCCGTGTTCTCGGCAGCGACGCCCGGCGGCGGGCCGCCGACGCTGATCAGGATGCCGTCGAAGCGCCCGAAGTGCGCGCGGGCGGCAGCGATCAGGCGCTCCGCGGCCGCCGGGTCGGCGTTGTCGGCGGCGACACCGACCGCGTTCGGCCCGAGTTCGGCGGCGGCGTCGGCCACCGCCTTCTCGTCCCGGCCGCTCACCACGACCTTCGCGCCGTCCGCCGTCAACTGCCGCGCCGAGGCGAAACCGAGCCCGCGGCCGGCTCCGGTGACGACGTACACCCGGTCCTTCAGTTCAAGATCCATGGGGTCATCCTGCCGTCTCACCCCCGTCGAGGGCGAGAGCGGACCCCACAAGACCGATATGACTGAATGCCTGGGGGAAGTTCCCGAGCTGCCGGCCGGAGGCCGGATCGTACTCCTCGGCGAGCAGCCCCACGTCGTTGCGCAGCGTCAGCAGGCGCTCGAAGAGCTCCCGGGCCTCCTTCACTCGCCCCGTCATCCGCAGCGCGTCGACGAGCCAGAACGAGCAGGCGAGGAAAGTTCCTTCGTCGCCGGGCAGCCCGTCGACGGTGAGGCCGTCGGTGCTGTAGCGGCGGATGAAACCGCCGTGACTGAGCTCGGACTGCACCGCCTCGACCGTTCCGACGACCCGGGGGTCGTCCGGCGGCAGGAAGCCGACCCGGGGGATGAGCAGCGTGGCGGCGTCGAGCTCCCTGGAGCCGTAGTACTGCGTGAAGGTGTTGCGCTCGGGGTCGTATCCCCGCTCGCACACCTCCCGGTGCACCTCGTCGCGCATCGCCCGCCACCGGTCCGCGTCGCCGTGCAGCGCCGGGTCCTCCTCCAGGGCGCGTACGGCGCGGTCGGCCGCCACCCACGCCATCACCTTCGAATGCACGAAGTGCCGGCGCGGCCCCCTGACCTCCCACAGGCCCTCGTCCGGCTCGCGCCAGTTGGACTCCAGGAAGCCGAGCAGGCTGAGCTGGAGGTTCCACGCGTGCGGCTTGGGGCGCAGGCCCCAGGCACGGGCCAGGTGGAGGGAGTCGATGACCTCGCCGTACACGTCGAGCTGGAGCTGTTTGACGGCCGCGTTGCCGGTACGGACCGGCTTGGACCCCTCGTACCCGCTCAGCCACGGCAGTTCCGTCTCGGGCAGCCGGCGCTCACCGGAGAGGCCGTACATGATCTGGAGGTCGGCCGGATCGCCGGCGACCGCGCGCAGCAGCCAGTCCCGCCAGGCCGCCGCCTCGGCGATGTAGCCGGCGGCGACGAGCGCACCGAGGGTCAGGGTGGAGTCGCGCAGCCAGCAGTAGCGGTAGTCCCAGTTGCGTACGCCGCCGATCTCCTCCGGGAGCGAGGTGGTGGGTGCGGCGACGATGCCGCCCGTCGGGGCGTAGGTGAGGGCTTTGAGCGTGATGAGGGAGCGCAGCACGGCCTCGCGGTAGGGGCCCTCGTAACAGCAGAGGGCGGCCCAGTCCTCCCAGTCCTGGAGGCTGTGCTCCAGGCCCTCGTACGGATCGGTGAAGGGCGGCTCCGGTTCGTGCGAAGGGTGCCAGGTCAGGATGAATGCCACCTTCTCGCCCTCGGCGACGGTGAACGACGAGTAGGTCGTGTACTGCTGGCCCCAGCTCTTCACCCGGTCCGCGGGCTCGGCGCGCAGCCACACGGCGTCGGGGCCCGCGACGGCGACCCGGTGCCCGCCCGTGCGGCGCATCCACGGCACGATGTTGCCGTAGTCGAAGCGCAGCCGGAGTG is part of the Streptomyces agglomeratus genome and encodes:
- a CDS encoding SDR family oxidoreductase, encoding MDLELKDRVYVVTGAGRGLGFASARQLTADGAKVVVSGRDEKAVADAAAELGPNAVGVAADNADPAAAERLIAAARAHFGRFDGILISVGGPPPGVAAENTDEQWQAAFETVFLGAVRLARVAAAELSEGGVIGFVLSGSVHEPIHGLTISNGLRPGLAGFAKSLSDDLGPRGIRVVGLLPARIDTDRVRQLDALSGDAEAARAANESRIPLRRYGTPEEFGKAAAFLLSPAASYLTGIMLPVDGGARHGF
- a CDS encoding glycoside hydrolase family 15 protein, which produces MTQRIEDYALIGDLQTAALVGKDGSIDWLCLPRFDSAACFAALLGDEENGHWRMAPAGAGACASRSYRGDSLILDTVWETRSGSVRVTDFMPQRDKAPDIVRIVEGLSGEVTMRSTLRLRFDYGNIVPWMRRTGGHRVAVAGPDAVWLRAEPADRVKSWGQQYTTYSSFTVAEGEKVAFILTWHPSHEPEPPFTDPYEGLEHSLQDWEDWAALCCYEGPYREAVLRSLITLKALTYAPTGGIVAAPTTSLPEEIGGVRNWDYRYCWLRDSTLTLGALVAAGYIAEAAAWRDWLLRAVAGDPADLQIMYGLSGERRLPETELPWLSGYEGSKPVRTGNAAVKQLQLDVYGEVIDSLHLARAWGLRPKPHAWNLQLSLLGFLESNWREPDEGLWEVRGPRRHFVHSKVMAWVAADRAVRALEEDPALHGDADRWRAMRDEVHREVCERGYDPERNTFTQYYGSRELDAATLLIPRVGFLPPDDPRVVGTVEAVQSELSHGGFIRRYSTDGLTVDGLPGDEGTFLACSFWLVDALRMTGRVKEARELFERLLTLRNDVGLLAEEYDPASGRQLGNFPQAFSHIGLVGSALALDGGETAG